The following coding sequences lie in one Lelliottia jeotgali genomic window:
- a CDS encoding Outer membrane protein F precursor has protein sequence MMKRNILAVVIPALLVAGAANAAEIYNKNGNKLDFYGKAVGEHIWTTNGDTSNEDTTYARIGFKGETQINDQITGYGHWEYNMDASNAEGSQGTKTRLAFAGLNFGDAGSLDYGRNYGAIYDAAAYTDMLVEWGGDSWVATDNFMNGRASGLLTYRNSNFFGLVDGLAIALQYQGKNDRSNAIAATYNDNGQLINIGRGGNGAKGNGDGFSSSVQYDFGEGFGLAAGYETADRTNEQVAAGTSADWASAGGDRAEAWSTAAKYDANNVYAAVQYAETTNMTREADNNFANKTQNIEAVVQYQFDFGLRPSLGYVQSKGKDLKARGTFNGGDADLVKYIEVGTWYYFNKNMNVYAAYKFNLLDDNSYSESAGLATDDQAAVGIVYQF, from the coding sequence ATGATGAAGCGCAATATTCTGGCAGTGGTTATCCCTGCTCTGCTGGTAGCCGGTGCAGCAAACGCTGCAGAAATCTATAACAAAAACGGCAACAAACTGGACTTCTACGGTAAAGCTGTAGGCGAACACATTTGGACCACCAACGGTGACACCAGCAACGAAGACACCACCTATGCCCGTATCGGCTTCAAAGGTGAAACCCAGATCAACGACCAGATCACTGGTTATGGTCACTGGGAATACAACATGGATGCTTCCAACGCTGAAGGTTCACAGGGTACTAAAACCCGTCTGGCATTCGCTGGCCTGAACTTCGGTGACGCAGGTTCCCTGGATTACGGTCGTAACTACGGCGCAATCTACGATGCTGCGGCTTATACCGATATGTTGGTTGAGTGGGGTGGTGACTCTTGGGTTGCTACCGACAACTTCATGAACGGCCGTGCATCTGGCTTGCTGACCTACCGTAACAGCAACTTCTTCGGTCTGGTTGATGGCCTGGCTATCGCCTTGCAGTACCAGGGTAAAAACGACCGCAGCAATGCGATCGCAGCGACCTACAATGACAACGGCCAGCTGATCAACATCGGTCGTGGCGGTAACGGCGCTAAAGGTAACGGCGACGGCTTCAGCTCTTCTGTACAATATGATTTCGGCGAAGGCTTCGGTCTGGCAGCGGGTTATGAAACTGCTGACCGTACCAACGAGCAGGTTGCAGCTGGCACCTCTGCTGATTGGGCAAGCGCAGGCGGCGATCGTGCTGAAGCATGGTCAACTGCTGCTAAATACGATGCAAACAACGTGTATGCAGCTGTTCAGTACGCTGAAACCACAAACATGACTCGTGAAGCTGACAACAACTTCGCGAACAAAACTCAGAACATCGAAGCGGTTGTTCAGTACCAGTTCGACTTCGGTCTGCGTCCATCCCTGGGCTACGTTCAGTCCAAAGGTAAAGACCTGAAAGCACGTGGCACCTTCAACGGTGGCGATGCTGACCTGGTTAAATACATCGAAGTGGGTACCTGGTACTACTTCAACAAAAACATGAACGTGTACGCTGCGTACAAATTCAACCTGCTGGACGACAACTCTTACTCTGAATCTGCTGGTCTGGCGACTGACGACCAGGCAGCAGTGGGTATCGTTTACCAGTTCTAA
- a CDS encoding Aspartate aminotransferase, whose product MFENITAAPADPILGLADLFRADDRPGKINLGIGVYKDETGKTPVLTSVKKAEQYLLENENTKNYLGIDGIPEFGRCTQELLFGKGSTLISDKRARTAQTPGGTGALRVAADFLAKNTSVKRVWVSNPSWPNHKSVFNSAGLEVREYAYYDAANHTLDFDGLLASLSEAQAGDVVLFHGCCHNPTGIDPTLEQWEQLAKLSVEKGWLPLFDFAYQGFARGLEEDAEGLRAFAAVHQELIVASSYSKNFGLYNERVGACTLVAADEQTVDRAFSQMKSVIRANYSNPPAHGASVVATILSNDALRAIWEQELNDMRQRIQRMRLLFVNTLAEKGADRDFSFIIKQNGMFSFSGLTKEQVLRLREEFGVYAVASGRVNVAGMTPDNMAPLCEAIVAVL is encoded by the coding sequence ATGTTTGAGAACATTACCGCCGCCCCTGCCGACCCTATTCTGGGCCTGGCCGATCTGTTTCGTGCCGATGACCGCCCTGGAAAAATAAACCTGGGTATTGGTGTCTATAAAGATGAAACCGGTAAAACTCCGGTTCTGACCAGCGTCAAAAAAGCCGAGCAGTATCTGCTGGAAAATGAAAACACCAAAAACTACCTCGGTATCGACGGTATTCCGGAGTTTGGTCGTTGCACTCAGGAACTGCTGTTTGGAAAAGGCAGCACGCTTATTAGCGATAAACGTGCTCGCACAGCCCAAACGCCTGGCGGTACTGGCGCACTTCGCGTCGCAGCGGATTTCCTCGCGAAGAATACCTCTGTGAAACGCGTTTGGGTAAGCAATCCGAGCTGGCCGAACCACAAGAGCGTGTTTAACTCTGCGGGTCTGGAAGTGCGTGAATATGCTTATTATGACGCGGCGAACCATACTCTTGACTTCGACGGCCTGCTGGCTAGCCTGAGCGAAGCACAGGCCGGTGACGTAGTGCTGTTCCACGGCTGCTGCCACAACCCAACCGGTATCGATCCGACGCTGGAACAGTGGGAACAACTGGCGAAACTCTCCGTAGAGAAAGGCTGGCTGCCGCTGTTCGACTTCGCCTATCAGGGCTTCGCACGTGGTCTGGAAGAAGATGCTGAAGGTCTGCGTGCTTTTGCCGCTGTTCATCAGGAACTGATCGTGGCGAGTTCTTATTCCAAGAACTTTGGTCTGTATAATGAGCGCGTGGGTGCCTGTACGCTGGTGGCTGCCGATGAGCAAACCGTTGATCGTGCCTTCAGCCAGATGAAATCTGTCATTCGCGCCAACTACTCTAACCCACCGGCGCACGGCGCTTCTGTCGTGGCGACAATCCTGAGCAATGACGCGCTGCGCGCCATCTGGGAACAGGAACTGAACGACATGCGTCAGCGCATTCAGCGCATGCGTCTGCTGTTCGTGAACACGCTGGCTGAGAAAGGTGCGGATCGCGACTTTAGCTTTATCATCAAACAAAACGGGATGTTCTCGTTCAGCGGCCTGACTAAAGAACAAGTTCTGCGTCTGCGCGAAGAGTTTGGTGTGTACGCTGTGGCTTCAGGACGTGTGAACGTGGCAGGTATGACGCCAGACAACATGGCCCCGCTGTGCGAAGCAATTGTCGCTGTGCTGTAA
- a CDS encoding Asparaginyl-tRNA synthetase, translated as MSVVPVADVLQGRVAVDQEVTVRGWVRTRRDSKAGISFLAVYDGSCFDPVQAVINNSLPNYNDEVLRLTTGCSVIVTGTVVASPGQGQSFELQATSVEVTGWVEDPDTYPMAAKRHSIEYLREVAHLRPRTNMIGAVARVRHTLAQALHRFFHEQGYFWVSTPLITASDTEGAGEMFRVSTLDLENLPRTPEGKVDFDQDFFGKEAFLTVSGQLNGETYACALSKIYTFGPTFRAENSNTSRHLAEFWMLEPEVAFADLNDVAGLAEAMLKYVFKAVLEERPDDMKFFAERVDSDAVARLERFVSTDFAQVDYTDAVAILEKCGEKFENPVYWGVDLSSEHERYLAEKHFKAPVVVKNYPKDIKAFYMRLNEDGKTVAAMDVLAPGIGEIIGGSQREERLDVLDARMEEMGLNPADYSWYRDLRRYGTVPHSGFGLGFERLIAYVTGVQNVRDVIPFPRTPRNASF; from the coding sequence CTAAAGCTGGCATCTCCTTCCTCGCCGTCTATGACGGTTCCTGCTTTGATCCTGTACAGGCCGTAATTAATAATTCTCTGCCCAATTACAATGACGAAGTTCTGCGCCTGACCACCGGTTGTTCCGTTATCGTGACCGGTACTGTCGTTGCGTCTCCAGGACAGGGCCAGAGCTTTGAGCTGCAGGCAACATCGGTAGAAGTTACCGGCTGGGTTGAAGATCCGGATACCTATCCGATGGCGGCAAAACGTCACAGCATCGAGTATCTGCGTGAAGTGGCTCACCTGCGTCCGCGTACCAACATGATCGGCGCAGTTGCTCGCGTACGTCATACGCTGGCTCAGGCGCTGCACCGTTTCTTCCACGAGCAGGGCTACTTCTGGGTATCTACCCCGCTGATTACCGCATCCGATACCGAAGGTGCTGGCGAGATGTTCCGCGTTTCGACGCTGGATCTGGAAAACTTACCGCGCACGCCAGAAGGCAAAGTTGATTTTGACCAGGACTTCTTCGGTAAAGAAGCATTCCTGACCGTATCTGGCCAGCTGAATGGCGAGACGTACGCTTGTGCCCTGTCCAAAATCTACACCTTCGGCCCAACCTTCCGTGCTGAAAACTCCAACACCAGCCGCCACCTGGCGGAATTCTGGATGCTGGAGCCTGAAGTGGCGTTTGCCGATCTGAATGATGTAGCGGGTCTGGCTGAAGCCATGCTGAAGTATGTGTTCAAAGCGGTTCTGGAAGAACGTCCTGACGACATGAAATTCTTCGCTGAGCGCGTTGACAGCGATGCGGTCGCCCGTCTGGAGCGCTTCGTCTCTACAGACTTCGCACAGGTGGATTACACCGATGCGGTGGCAATCCTCGAAAAATGCGGAGAGAAATTCGAGAACCCGGTTTACTGGGGTGTGGATTTGTCTTCCGAGCATGAGCGCTACCTGGCTGAGAAACACTTCAAAGCACCGGTGGTCGTGAAAAACTATCCGAAAGACATTAAGGCCTTCTACATGCGCCTTAACGAAGACGGTAAAACCGTTGCTGCAATGGATGTTCTCGCCCCTGGCATCGGTGAAATTATCGGTGGTTCCCAGCGTGAAGAGCGCCTGGACGTGCTCGACGCCCGTATGGAAGAGATGGGCCTGAATCCAGCCGATTACAGCTGGTACCGCGACCTGCGCCGTTATGGCACCGTGCCACACTCCGGTTTTGGTCTGGGCTTCGAGCGTCTGATTGCCTACGTTACCGGCGTGCAGAACGTGCGTGATGTTATTCCGTTCCCACGTACGCCACGCAACGCCAGTTTCTAA